Proteins encoded in a region of the Podarcis muralis chromosome 2, rPodMur119.hap1.1, whole genome shotgun sequence genome:
- the LOC114591128 gene encoding vomeronasal type-2 receptor 26-like encodes MMMVMMMQYVHFCRKTLTQYWQPLSSLFAIQDINQNPRLLPNITLGYNIHENFFHGRVTCEALVDLLSARQANVPNYNCGGQNNLLAVLEGADTQNSIQISSMLGIYKIPQVSYAFVSHVLDDKRHFPFFYPMVPKEEAQYPGIVKMLHHFRWTFIGLIAPDTENGERFMKTLTPVLIRSGICVAISQTISVLNTNGFEINFRKFLKWRQARVFVYYAETLHALHGIFILQHLFDYMIKPTAGEVLVTTAMWDISFELMYSGLSYKHIHGIFSFYTETNKRKESNDIPSLFFAIKQFWEDAFSCSYLKHTWSVKGWIRCREKGKHEMLPQDDMERSLSLDSYRIYNTVQALARALNAAYSSRSLWRVTDSLERQRLQPWQLHPFLGNSQFYNSSMDGVYLDENGQLAADFSVVNWLKFPNKSILKVKFGSINRRGLTDLQFTIDQDAVVWPKWLGLTLPTSQCVESCSPGFVKVIQEGKPLCCYDCIPCAKGTISTQEDAEHCTRCPEDQHPNKPRDQCAFKIITFLAYEEPLGILLASFSLLLSLTTGIVLGTFIKYKETPIVKANNRDLSYILLISLLLSFLSSFMFLGQPRKAACLLQQMAFNTIFSVAVSSVLAKTVTVVLAFLATKPGNTMRRWLGKSLANSIVISCSSVQVAICTIWLGISPPFPESDMSSQAGEITLQCNVGSIAMFYTALGYMGFLASICFMVAFLARNLPGAFNEAKLITFSMLVFCSVWLSFVPTYLSTKGKYMVAVQVFSILASSAGLLGCIFFPKCYIIVLRPDLNTKEHLTTKADS; translated from the exons atgatgatggtgatgatgatgcaatatgtacatttttgcagAAAAACATTGACACAGTACTGGCAACCCCTTTCCTCCTTATTTGCCATTCAGGATATCAACCAGAATCCCAGGCTCTTGCCCAACATCACTCTGGGCTACAACATCCACGAGAACTTCTTTCATGGAAGGGTGACATGCGAAGCTCTGGTAGACCTGCTGTCTGCTAGGCAGGCAAATGTTCCAAACTACAACTGTGGGGGACAGAATAACCTGCTTGCTGTTCTCGAAGGGGCTGACACTCAGAACTCCATCCAGATTTCAAGCATGTTGGGCATCTATAAAATCCCACAG GTCAGCTATGCTTTTGTCTCTCATGTTCTGGATGATAAGAGGCACTTCCCCTTTTTCTACCCAATGGTCCCCAAAGAAGAAGCCCAGTACCCAGGGATTGTCAAGATGCTCCATCACTTCAGATGGACGTTCATCGGTCTAATTGCCCCTGACACCGAAAATGGAGAGAGATTCATGAAGACCCTGACTCCTGTGCTCATCAGGAGTGGAATTTGTGTTGCCATCTCACAAACCATCTCGGTACTGAACACTAACGGATTCGAGATCAATTTTCGCAAATTCTTAAAGTGGAGACAAGCCCGTGTGTTTGTGTATTATGCAGAGACTCTTCATGCCTTGCATGGAATTTTCATTCTACAACATTTATTTGATTACATGATAAAGCCCACTGCAGGGGAAGTCTTGGTCACAACAGCTATGTGGGACATCTCCTTCGAGTTAATGTACAGCGGCTTATCTTACAAACACATCCATGGCATTTTTTCTTTCTACACTGAAACAAATAAAAGGAAAGAATCTAACGATATTCCATCCCTTTTCTTTGCAATCAAGCAGTTTTGGGAGGATGCTTTCAGTTGTTCCTATTTAAAGCACACATGGTCGGTGAAAGGCTGGATAAGATGCAGGGAGAAAGGAAAACATGAGATGCTGCCCCAAGATGATATGGAAAGAAGCCTCTCTCTAGACAGCTACAGGATTTACAACACTGTCCAAGCTTTGGCACGTGCCTTAAATGCTGCATATTCCTCCAGGTCTCTGTGGCGGGTGACAGACAGCCTGGAACGTcaaaggctacagccatggcag ctccaccctTTCCTGGGAAActcccagttctacaattcttccATGGATGGAGTGTATTTGGATGAGAATGGGCAATTAGCAGCCGACTTTAGTGTTGTGAATTGGCTGAAGTTTCCCAATAAGTCCATCCTTAAAGTGAAATTTGGGAGTATCAACAGACGGGGTTTGACAGACCTACAATTCACCATTGACCAGGATGCTGTTGTGTGGCCCAAATGGCTCGGCCTG ACCCTACCTACTTCCCAGTGTGTGGAAAGTTGCAGCCCTGGATTCGTCAAAGTCATTCAGGAAGGAAAGCCACTCTGCTGCTATGACTGCATTCCTTGCGCAAAAGGGACCATCTCcactcaggaag ATGCAGAGCATTGCACCAGGTGTCCTGAAGATCAACATCCAAACAAGCCCAGGGATCAATGTGCCTTTAAGATTATcaccttcctggcttatgaagaacctttggggatcCTCCTAGCTTCCTTTTCCCTCTTGTTATCCTTAACCACAGGCATTGTGTTAGGAACATTCATTAAGTACAAGGAAacccccatagtcaaagccaacaacagggacctctcctacatcctcctcatctccctcttgctttcctttttgtcctccttcatGTTCCTTGGCCAGCCACGGAAAGCAGCCTGCCTTCTTCAACAAATGGCCTTCAACACCATCTTTTCAGTTGCTGTCTCTTCTGTATTGGCAAAAACCGtcactgtggtgctggccttcctggccacaaagccaggaaacacgatgaggagatggctggggaagagtctggccaactccattgtcatttcctgttccagtgtccaagttgccatctgcaccatctggctgggaatCTCTCCACCATTTCCAGAATCTGACATGAGCTCCCAGGCTGGAGAGATCACCTTGCAATGCAATGTAGGGTCTATTGCCATGTTTTATACcgcccttggctacatgggcttcctggcctccATTTGCTTCATGGTGGCATTCCTAGCCAGGAACCTGCCCGGAGCctttaatgaagccaagctgatcaccttcagcatgctggtcttctgtagtgtttggttgtcctttgtgcccacctacctgagcaccaaggggaaatatatggtggctgtgcaggtcttctctatcttggcctccagtgctgggcttctgggctgcatcttctttCCCAAATGCTACATAATTGTACTCAGGCCTGAtttgaacacaaaggagcatctGACAACAAAAGCTGATTCTTAA
- the LOC144326789 gene encoding vomeronasal type-2 receptor 1-like, with protein sequence MSGIYKIPQISYGSVAHLLDDKTQFPFVYRIVPKEENQYLGVVKLLLHFGWTWIGLIAPDNENGERFLRDFTALTTSNGICIALSKRVHENNPLQILGPSEPFAIWRQFTVIVYYETTQMGWMPVKALQGTLEKEIGAKVWITAGSQDINFNLSFDLDFFQYIHGSLSFLMKPPQRTKHDCYKPRSYLLGQFWQNAYHCSYSKHALAKKGQTRCTEKDKLETLPKEEQERALSQDSYSTYLNVQVVAHALNSMYLSRSKWMLTVGGGERLEHRRLKPWQLHPFLRAIQFPNTSMGSLRLDENGQLPAKYDIENWTVPRSRCTESCRPGYAKVVQEGEPFCCYACALCVEGTISTQEGGWFQPRGHSLGEDK encoded by the exons atgtcaggcatctacaaaatcccacag ATCAGTTATGGCTCTGTTGCTCATCTTCTTGATGATAAAACCCAGTTCCCTTTTGTATACCGGATCGTCCCCAAAGAAGAAAATCAGTATCTGGGGGTTGTGAagttgctcctgcattttggatggacgtggattggtcTCATTGCTCCAGACAATGAGAATGGCGAAAGGTTCTTGAGAGACTTCACAGCTCTTACGACCAGTAACGGAATTTGCATTGCCTTATCAAAAAGAGTACATGAAAATAATCCACTTCAAATCCTCGGCCCGAGTGAACCATTTGCCATATGGAGACAATTCACTGTAATCGTTTACTATGAAACCACCCAAATGGGATGGATGCCAGTTAAGGCACTACAAGGAACACTGGAGAAAGAAATTGGGGCCAAAGTCTGGATCACTGCAGGTTCTCAGGACATCAACTTCAATTTGTCTTTCGATCTTGATTTCTTCCAGTACATCCATGGTTCTTTGTCCTTTTTAATGAAACCCCCACAAAGGACCAAACATGACTGCTATAAGCCACGTTCCTATCTCCTTGGGCAGTTTTGGCAGAATGCATACCATTGCTCATACTCAAAGCACGCGCTGGCCAAAAAAGGTCAGACAAGATGCACAGAGAAGGATAAACTGGAGACCTTGCCTAAAGAGGAGCaggagagagccctgtctcaaGACAGCTACAGCACTTACCTCAATGTCCAAGTTGTGGCACACGCCTTAAATTCTATGTACTTATCTAGATCAAAGTGGATGTTGACGGTGGGTGGAGGAGAAAGGTTGGAACATCGAAGGCTGAAGCCATGGCAG CTCCACCCTTTCTTAAGGGCAATCCAGTTTCCAAATACTTCCATGGGAAGCCTGCGTTTGGATGAGAACGGGCAGCTGCCAGCCAAGTATGATATTGAGAACTGG ACCGTGCCGCGCTCCAGGTGTACAGAAAGCTGTCGTCCCGGCtatgccaaggtggttcaagAAGGAGAAccattttgctgctatgcttgtgctctgTGTGTGGAAGGGACCATCTCCACTCAGGAAGGTGGGTGGTTCCAACCAAGAGGACATTCCTTGGGAGAGGATAAGTAG